A segment of the Bacilli bacterium genome:
TCATCGACAGCATCTGATACAAGGTGTACTGCAACGGAAACATATTTTGGTGTTCAACGAACATCATCGGCGTCCACCAGTCGTTCCAGTACGCAAGCGCCATGAACAATCCAATGGAGGCCAAAGCCGGTTTCATGAGCGGAAACACGATCCGCAAAAAAATTCGCATATCGTTGGCCCCGTCTATTTTGGCCGATTCCACAACGGCATCCGGTATGGTCGATTTGATAAAGCTGCGCAAAATCAGGATGTAGATGACAAAATTAACTGCCGGACTCAAGATCAGCACCGAATAGCTGTTTTTCATATGCAGGTAGCGCACCAGCAAGATGTAGTACGGAGCCAATCCACCGTTGAACAAGGTCGTGAAAAACAGGTAGAAGGCCAGTCCGTTGCGGTATTTCACGTCTTTGCGGTACATCACGTAAGCGCCCATCGCGGAGAAAAACAACGCTGCCGCCGTTCCGACCACCGTAACGATAATCGACACTTTATAAGAGGTGAGTACTTCGCCCGGAGACCGAAAAATGAACT
Coding sequences within it:
- a CDS encoding carbohydrate ABC transporter permease, whose amino-acid sequence is MFHAVILIMALFALLPFVVLLDSSLSSESHILVHGYTLIPRHFSLDAYKFIFRSPGEVLTSYKVSIIVTVVGTAAALFFSAMGAYVMYRKDVKYRNGLAFYLFFTTLFNGGLAPYYILLVRYLHMKNSYSVLILSPAVNFVIYILILRSFIKSTIPDAVVESAKIDGANDMRIFLRIVFPLMKPALASIGLFMALAYWNDWWTPMMFVEHQNMFPLQYTLYQMLSMMNVSGQFGQHMGNVQLPKETFKLAMTVVATGPIVLVYPFVQKYFVKGITIGAVKG